In Fimbriimonadales bacterium, a genomic segment contains:
- a CDS encoding phytanoyl-CoA dioxygenase family protein, whose translation MLYEERRNIFYEEKGFFIAENLLTEEEIRTLLDETTRIFRGAYDVPGVVRLPETASEEEVLKNYLCIHQPHKVSKTLEEVIRHPEIVKILRQIIGENVQCMQSMLFVKPPGFPGQAWHQDEYYIPTEDRTLTGAWIALDDATIENGCLWVVPGSHKEPLYPVGPQPPGDEYDGVGSMCVGVNEDAAIPVELKRGSVLFFDGYLLHQSKKNRSNVYRRALVNHYMSADYPLRWCGEDPYRDVILVTGKDPFEHLGYRDIAKPHLRSVSVGVKDS comes from the coding sequence ATGCTTTATGAAGAAAGAAGAAATATATTTTATGAAGAAAAAGGATTCTTCATAGCAGAGAATCTGCTTACAGAAGAAGAAATTCGAACCTTGTTGGATGAAACTACTCGGATTTTTCGGGGGGCTTACGACGTACCCGGAGTCGTTCGACTCCCTGAAACTGCGAGCGAAGAAGAGGTTTTGAAGAATTACCTTTGCATCCATCAACCGCATAAAGTGAGCAAAACTCTCGAGGAGGTTATTCGGCATCCGGAAATCGTAAAAATTCTTCGGCAAATTATCGGAGAAAATGTGCAGTGCATGCAAAGCATGCTTTTCGTCAAACCTCCGGGATTCCCCGGCCAAGCGTGGCATCAGGACGAATACTACATCCCCACCGAAGACAGAACTCTGACCGGTGCGTGGATCGCTTTGGACGATGCGACGATAGAAAACGGATGTTTATGGGTCGTTCCCGGCTCGCATAAAGAACCGCTATATCCAGTCGGTCCTCAACCACCTGGAGACGAATACGATGGAGTGGGTTCGATGTGCGTGGGTGTGAATGAAGACGCAGCGATTCCCGTGGAATTGAAAAGGGGTTCTGTTTTGTTTTTCGACGGATATTTGCTTCATCAATCGAAGAAGAATCGCTCGAATGTCTATCGGAGGGCGTTGGTGAATCATTACATGAGTGCGGATTATCCTCTTCGGTGGTGTGGAGAAGACCCGTATCGAGATGTGATTCTCGTTACCGGGAAAGACCCCTTCGAGCACTTGGGTTATCGGGATATCGCGAAACCTCATCTCCGCAGCGTTTCCGTCGGAGTAAAAGATTCTTAA
- a CDS encoding PEP-CTERM sorting domain-containing protein (PEP-CTERM proteins occur, often in large numbers, in the proteomes of bacteria that also encode an exosortase, a predicted intramembrane cysteine proteinase. The presence of a PEP-CTERM domain at a protein's C-terminus predicts cleavage within the sorting domain, followed by covalent anchoring to some some component of the (usually Gram-negative) cell surface. Many PEP-CTERM proteins exhibit an unusual sequence composition that includes large numbers of potential glycosylation sites. Expression of one such protein has been shown restore the ability of a bacterium to form floc, a type of biofilm.), whose amino-acid sequence MKSFLWIPVVAFIAMNSLFAQTVDVKYDVTGSAGDWTLNFHVSNNTLPGDMSIYFFGVKLDARDIVGSPPSWDPNTWTSWDNSAYGGSSTIYNNNWIDLAFDANMVQPGETLDGFKAHTTVTDMPTSVPYFLFAVSFTGYEYYGDDAFNDGWNPGFEGKATIIPEPMSIAALGMGVLLLLRRKKA is encoded by the coding sequence ATGAAATCTTTTTTATGGATACCGGTAGTAGCCTTTATCGCTATGAACAGTCTTTTCGCGCAAACGGTAGACGTCAAATACGACGTAACCGGGAGCGCAGGAGACTGGACTTTGAACTTCCATGTCTCGAATAACACTCTTCCCGGGGATATGAGCATTTATTTCTTCGGGGTCAAGTTGGATGCAAGAGACATCGTTGGCAGTCCTCCAAGTTGGGATCCTAACACTTGGACAAGTTGGGATAATTCAGCATATGGCGGCTCGAGCACTATATATAACAACAACTGGATCGATCTCGCTTTCGATGCCAACATGGTCCAACCAGGCGAAACACTGGATGGTTTCAAAGCCCATACGACCGTAACCGACATGCCCACCAGCGTGCCGTATTTCTTGTTTGCGGTTAGTTTCACGGGCTACGAGTACTATGGCGACGATGCATTCAATGATGGTTGGAACCCTGGTTTCGAAGGAAAGGCGACCATCATTCCGGAACCGATGAGCATCGCTGCTCTCGGCATGGGAGTGTTGTTGCTGTTAAGGCGAAAAAAGGCATAA
- a CDS encoding DUF6785 family protein, which translates to MAVVLDKGETAPEPILRPQPVRLRAIVWGFLFVFPVCFWNAWQPTGTIYSLLFSTMAALIVIVALNAFLHRFLPRFSLNTADMIVMFGIISSASAISGEWTFLNMQYNHVYAGFKEREPLYEEVFLKYIPTSMYFTDPDEVREYVAGGHGYWYFLSKFHLWAPKILMWVLLYGLITIALLCVNSIMRDAWLRQERLSFPLIQLPVAMMEENGRGLIWRSKAMWIAFTIMFAIDMLNGFQYLKPNLPSIPVKEWVNLQLFFPDPPLRAIGYTPLAVYPFLAALALFVPSDLLFSVIFFFIVRKALLVLLAVYGIEGGGTFAGGFLHPAPPYFTEQTWGAIFGLLATALWVARSHLKKVWQDIKTGATAEDGGIPHRWAFVLFLICTGGVLVFMAYGDLPIALMIPYFLAFVGFSFVLTRMRAQLGPPTHEFAFLGPNQLLMNFYGTHYLTDKNATYLSTLFLSINRLSRSHPMPVQIEAMKMADNARVHQGTFFALLAVALLFGIFVGSFWMVQRGYVRGSDAGWGDPVFIVKYIRENRHGPNLVGMAFVFVGFAVTTILDVLRFRFPGFKLHPVGYALSMNFGVDYYWFGLVIALIAKTAVQRYYGLRGYRQLRYVAFGILIAEFTAELIWASYAMLTRQSTYTIGFNERGVGSQ; encoded by the coding sequence ATGGCAGTTGTCCTCGACAAGGGTGAAACTGCACCTGAACCCATTCTAAGACCTCAACCCGTGCGTCTTCGCGCAATCGTTTGGGGGTTTTTGTTCGTATTTCCTGTCTGTTTTTGGAACGCTTGGCAGCCTACGGGAACGATTTATTCCCTTCTTTTCAGCACGATGGCAGCGCTCATCGTCATCGTCGCCCTCAACGCCTTCCTGCACCGCTTTCTCCCTCGCTTCTCATTGAATACCGCCGACATGATTGTGATGTTCGGGATTATCAGTTCCGCCTCCGCGATTTCCGGGGAATGGACATTTCTCAACATGCAATACAACCACGTCTACGCCGGATTCAAAGAGCGTGAACCGCTATACGAAGAAGTCTTTTTGAAATACATCCCCACCTCGATGTATTTCACCGATCCGGACGAGGTGCGAGAATACGTAGCGGGGGGGCATGGTTATTGGTATTTCTTGAGCAAGTTCCACTTATGGGCTCCGAAAATTCTCATGTGGGTTCTTCTCTATGGGCTAATCACGATAGCGCTGCTTTGCGTAAACAGCATCATGCGCGATGCGTGGCTTCGCCAGGAAAGGCTGAGTTTTCCATTGATTCAACTCCCTGTCGCCATGATGGAGGAAAACGGCAGAGGACTGATTTGGCGAAGTAAAGCGATGTGGATTGCGTTCACTATCATGTTCGCCATAGATATGCTCAACGGTTTTCAATATCTAAAACCGAATTTACCGAGCATTCCCGTAAAAGAATGGGTTAACCTGCAATTGTTTTTTCCAGACCCCCCCCTTCGCGCCATAGGCTATACACCCCTCGCGGTTTATCCTTTTCTCGCGGCGCTCGCTCTTTTCGTTCCCAGCGACCTTCTTTTTTCGGTGATTTTCTTTTTCATCGTGCGAAAGGCTCTTTTAGTGCTTTTAGCGGTTTATGGAATCGAGGGTGGAGGAACTTTCGCCGGCGGATTCCTTCATCCAGCCCCCCCCTATTTCACGGAGCAAACCTGGGGGGCAATTTTCGGTTTGTTGGCAACCGCGTTATGGGTAGCGCGCTCTCACTTGAAAAAAGTTTGGCAAGATATCAAAACCGGAGCGACTGCAGAGGACGGCGGAATCCCGCACCGCTGGGCATTCGTGTTGTTTTTGATCTGCACGGGGGGGGTACTCGTCTTTATGGCATACGGCGACTTGCCCATCGCGCTGATGATTCCGTATTTCTTGGCGTTCGTGGGATTCAGTTTCGTCCTCACGAGAATGCGCGCGCAACTCGGACCTCCCACTCACGAGTTCGCTTTTTTAGGTCCTAATCAACTTCTCATGAATTTTTATGGGACGCATTATCTCACCGATAAAAACGCCACTTACCTTTCCACGCTTTTTTTAAGCATCAATCGTCTCTCTCGTTCGCATCCCATGCCTGTACAAATCGAGGCGATGAAAATGGCAGACAATGCGCGCGTCCATCAAGGAACATTCTTCGCGCTTCTTGCAGTCGCATTGCTGTTCGGTATTTTCGTGGGAAGTTTCTGGATGGTCCAACGCGGTTATGTGCGAGGATCTGATGCGGGATGGGGAGACCCTGTTTTCATCGTGAAATACATTCGAGAAAATCGTCACGGTCCCAATCTCGTGGGAATGGCATTCGTGTTCGTAGGCTTTGCTGTAACGACGATTTTGGACGTATTGCGATTTCGTTTCCCTGGTTTCAAACTCCACCCGGTAGGCTACGCGCTCAGCATGAATTTCGGAGTGGATTATTATTGGTTCGGGCTCGTAATTGCGCTCATCGCAAAAACCGCCGTGCAAAGGTATTACGGGTTGCGAGGGTATCGTCAACTCCGCTATGTCGCTTTCGGAATTCTCATTGCGGAATTCACCGCTGAACTTATTTGGGCTTCCTATGCTATGCTGACCCGTCAAAGCACTTATACGATCGGATTCAACGAACGCGGAGTCGGGAGTCAATGA
- a CDS encoding CPBP family glutamic-type intramembrane protease: protein MNENENFSKSEEWIPEPYEPPPSPRMPTAPWAWWLLAFSFLALASLITLTFFFPGPFKKDTRELIQKLNSYEKNLESMERDDATIKKIVADIRSRKWETKGAKGEAARVLLVLSQALSSPPKPDFRNLNAETDDIETKSLKEELEKQREALNEALRKIYSSKTLSLSEAHKLAQTLAANRITDFPYEWAIEEAYKRAGITREELIEERVMPGIGFLFFSGLVCWTFYFSLRRRGFLKPKGIPLEGESLQTADSLGIRALVGLALSIVGPAVFGYPFSFFIPPIWAIFIGEAIAIFLFVLYLRKPVLGVSFPLSHLGIHKPKMSDLLWGIWGFFANFPIIFVAFFVSQYLFNWLPSEQHPVFRELFTPRTLFPAFLNAAILAPILEEIFFRGCIFQGLSLRLKKVGAAIFFSSLAFAVVHPQGGQLWLVLGWIGAMGAILTWQTGSLVAAIVMHALHNTTVILAALYAPVSMVYPWYPR, encoded by the coding sequence ATGAACGAAAACGAAAACTTTTCTAAAAGCGAAGAATGGATTCCCGAACCCTATGAGCCCCCCCCTTCCCCTCGAATGCCAACCGCGCCATGGGCGTGGTGGTTGCTCGCCTTTTCCTTCCTCGCTCTCGCTTCCCTTATTACTCTAACTTTCTTTTTTCCAGGTCCTTTCAAAAAAGACACGAGGGAGTTGATTCAAAAACTAAACTCTTACGAAAAAAACCTCGAGTCAATGGAGAGAGACGACGCAACAATAAAAAAAATCGTCGCAGACATTCGCTCTCGAAAATGGGAGACGAAAGGGGCTAAAGGGGAAGCGGCAAGGGTGCTTCTCGTATTGTCCCAAGCTCTTTCGTCCCCCCCCAAGCCGGATTTTCGAAACCTGAATGCAGAAACCGACGACATCGAGACGAAATCTCTGAAAGAAGAACTCGAAAAGCAAAGAGAGGCACTCAACGAAGCCCTTCGCAAAATCTACTCCTCGAAGACGCTTTCTCTTTCCGAAGCGCATAAACTCGCGCAAACGCTCGCTGCGAATCGAATTACGGACTTTCCTTACGAATGGGCAATAGAAGAGGCTTATAAAAGAGCAGGAATAACACGAGAAGAACTCATCGAGGAAAGGGTGATGCCCGGTATCGGCTTTTTGTTTTTTTCTGGGCTTGTCTGTTGGACATTTTATTTTTCCCTGCGCAGAAGAGGATTTTTAAAACCGAAAGGGATTCCTTTGGAAGGTGAATCTCTGCAAACGGCAGATAGTTTGGGCATTCGCGCATTAGTCGGTCTTGCGCTTTCCATTGTCGGTCCCGCTGTATTCGGGTATCCGTTTAGTTTTTTCATTCCTCCCATTTGGGCGATCTTCATCGGAGAGGCTATTGCGATATTTTTGTTCGTTCTTTATCTGCGAAAACCTGTATTGGGGGTGAGTTTTCCCCTATCGCATTTGGGAATTCACAAACCAAAAATGAGCGATTTGCTCTGGGGAATATGGGGCTTCTTCGCCAATTTCCCCATTATCTTCGTCGCTTTTTTTGTAAGCCAATACCTTTTCAATTGGCTCCCTTCCGAGCAACACCCCGTTTTCAGAGAACTGTTCACCCCTCGCACGCTCTTTCCCGCATTTTTGAACGCGGCCATTCTCGCCCCGATTCTAGAAGAAATATTCTTTCGTGGATGCATCTTTCAAGGCTTGAGCCTTCGGCTGAAAAAAGTCGGCGCCGCTATTTTCTTCTCTTCCTTGGCTTTTGCCGTCGTTCATCCACAGGGAGGGCAATTATGGTTGGTGTTGGGATGGATTGGAGCAATGGGAGCGATTCTCACGTGGCAAACCGGATCCTTGGTAGCAGCCATTGTCATGCATGCGCTCCACAACACGACTGTAATTCTTGCGGCTCTCTACGCTCCTGTGAGCATGGTTTACCCGTGGTATCCGCGATAG
- the efp gene encoding elongation factor P has translation MAIDTSDFKTGMCIYLDGDVYQLIEFQHVKPGKGGAFVRTKLKRLKTGQVLEKTFRAGERIEPAFVEKRNLQFLYRTDDQITCMDMETFDQETYPVSLFGEAAKYLLEGMTVQALTADGEVIGLEVPTFVEQKVVETDPSFKGDTVSGGKPAKLESGAVVIVPFHINVGDVIKVDTRTDTYLERTQTAG, from the coding sequence TTGGCTATAGACACGAGTGATTTCAAAACAGGTATGTGCATCTATCTCGATGGAGATGTTTATCAACTCATCGAGTTTCAACACGTCAAACCGGGAAAAGGTGGCGCTTTCGTACGAACGAAGCTGAAACGTTTGAAAACCGGACAAGTTTTAGAAAAGACCTTTCGCGCTGGTGAACGGATAGAGCCTGCGTTTGTCGAAAAAAGAAATCTGCAATTTCTCTACCGTACTGATGACCAAATCACCTGCATGGATATGGAAACTTTCGACCAAGAGACTTATCCGGTTTCGCTTTTCGGCGAGGCTGCAAAATACTTGCTCGAGGGAATGACCGTTCAAGCATTGACTGCCGATGGCGAGGTCATCGGTTTGGAAGTGCCGACTTTCGTCGAACAGAAAGTCGTGGAAACTGACCCGAGTTTTAAAGGAGATACGGTGAGTGGAGGGAAACCTGCGAAACTCGAGAGCGGTGCAGTGGTGATTGTCCCGTTCCATATCAACGTCGGGGACGTCATTAAAGTAGATACTCGAACTGACACCTATTTAGAAAGAACACAAACGGCAGGTTAA
- a CDS encoding biotin/lipoyl-containing protein, with product MSGFTREEIEEFVNLARKHGLTSVEIRQGEKALRFELGPEPASPSSKVALIATEKETPEEVSIVRSNLVGYFRNLQTPIKPGDMVQEDTIIGIIESLGLENEIFAGVDGIIEEIFVVDGQPVEYGQPIAKIRKRTPVAIETRE from the coding sequence ATGAGCGGCTTTACGCGAGAAGAAATAGAAGAATTCGTCAACCTTGCACGCAAACACGGTTTAACATCGGTAGAAATTCGTCAAGGAGAGAAAGCACTGCGTTTCGAACTCGGTCCAGAACCGGCCTCTCCATCGAGTAAAGTGGCTTTAATCGCAACGGAAAAAGAAACACCCGAAGAAGTGAGCATCGTAAGAAGCAACTTAGTGGGTTATTTTCGAAATTTGCAAACTCCTATTAAGCCCGGAGACATGGTACAAGAAGACACCATCATCGGCATCATCGAATCTTTGGGCTTGGAAAATGAAATCTTTGCAGGAGTAGATGGTATCATTGAAGAAATTTTCGTGGTAGATGGACAACCGGTGGAGTACGGTCAACCCATCGCTAAAATACGCAAGCGAACGCCTGTCGCAATCGAAACGAGAGAATAA
- the accC gene encoding acetyl-CoA carboxylase biotin carboxylase subunit — MFKKVLVANRGEIACRIIRACHELGVRAVAIYSEADRDSLHVKLADEAVCVGPPPNSESYLNMPNVLMAAVIKECEAVHPGYGYFSEQQQFADALQSLGIRFIGPPVETIARMGDKAEAREAARKARIPIVPGSNGPVGSVEEALRVAKELGYPVLIKAAFGGGGRGIRRVESDEELERLLTLASQEAEASFGSGATYIEKCLEKPRHVEVQVVADMYGNCVHLGERECSIQNLRHQKIVEEAPFALLDDDIRKDIGDAAVRLAKSVGYVNAGTIEFLMDSVGNYYFIEMNTRLQVEHPVTEEITGIDIVKLMLRIAAGEELPFSQEDIRFGGHAIEARITAQDPDNNFAPSCGVITHWSPPKGNDIRLDTHVYEGFEVTPFYDPLIAKLIVKGYNREETVRKLTNALEEFEVRGVQTNLPFLRRLTKEKRFIRGELHTNFVEEFLGQVENVV, encoded by the coding sequence ATGTTCAAAAAGGTTCTTGTTGCCAACCGAGGTGAGATTGCTTGCAGAATTATTCGCGCGTGTCATGAATTAGGTGTACGCGCAGTTGCAATCTACAGTGAAGCAGACCGCGATAGTCTGCATGTGAAACTTGCAGATGAAGCGGTCTGTGTCGGCCCCCCACCGAATTCCGAAAGTTACTTGAATATGCCTAATGTCTTGATGGCTGCGGTCATCAAAGAATGCGAAGCGGTACATCCCGGCTACGGATATTTCAGCGAACAACAACAATTCGCAGATGCCTTACAATCTTTGGGCATTCGCTTTATCGGACCCCCTGTAGAAACGATAGCGAGAATGGGAGATAAAGCGGAAGCGCGCGAGGCTGCACGGAAAGCGCGAATTCCTATAGTGCCTGGTTCGAATGGACCAGTCGGTTCCGTCGAGGAAGCATTACGAGTTGCAAAAGAGTTAGGATATCCGGTTTTGATTAAAGCCGCTTTCGGGGGGGGCGGACGTGGAATCCGACGCGTGGAATCCGATGAAGAATTAGAACGTCTCCTTACACTCGCTTCGCAAGAAGCAGAAGCGAGTTTCGGCTCGGGAGCGACTTACATCGAAAAATGTCTCGAAAAACCCCGGCACGTCGAAGTGCAAGTCGTAGCGGATATGTACGGAAATTGTGTTCATTTGGGAGAACGTGAGTGCTCGATTCAAAATCTTAGACATCAAAAAATCGTCGAAGAAGCGCCTTTCGCTCTTTTAGACGACGATATCCGTAAAGATATCGGAGACGCGGCCGTTCGCCTCGCGAAATCCGTCGGATACGTGAACGCAGGAACAATAGAATTTCTCATGGACTCTGTCGGAAATTATTACTTCATCGAGATGAACACACGCTTGCAAGTGGAGCACCCTGTCACGGAAGAAATTACAGGAATCGATATCGTGAAACTCATGCTCCGTATCGCGGCAGGCGAAGAACTTCCCTTTTCTCAAGAAGACATTCGCTTCGGAGGGCATGCGATCGAAGCGAGAATTACTGCACAAGACCCTGATAACAACTTCGCTCCCTCATGCGGTGTAATCACCCATTGGTCTCCACCGAAAGGAAACGACATTCGCTTAGACACCCACGTCTACGAGGGATTCGAAGTAACGCCTTTTTACGATCCGCTGATTGCGAAACTTATCGTAAAAGGTTATAACCGAGAAGAGACGGTGCGAAAATTAACGAATGCGTTAGAAGAATTCGAAGTACGAGGAGTGCAAACGAATTTGCCATTCCTTCGACGCCTCACGAAAGAAAAGCGTTTCATTCGTGGAGAACTGCACACGAATTTCGTGGAAGAGTTTTTAGGGCAGGTGGAAAATGTCGTCTAA
- the nusB gene encoding transcription antitermination factor NusB: MSSNSRRRARYVAFRALYQMDIAGVTIEEALKDAQEQAKLGAEGRNFSARLALGAAQHLEEIDSWIEKLAEGYSLERLAAVDRAILRLGLYELLYEKETPPAVVINEAVELAKEYSTEHSGAFVNGILGTFHKLRQTESASPT, encoded by the coding sequence ATGTCGTCTAATTCGAGACGACGCGCGCGTTATGTCGCATTCCGTGCGCTCTATCAAATGGATATCGCGGGAGTAACTATAGAAGAAGCATTGAAGGACGCTCAAGAACAAGCAAAACTCGGAGCGGAAGGTCGCAATTTCAGTGCACGACTCGCTTTAGGCGCAGCACAACATCTCGAAGAAATTGACTCATGGATTGAAAAACTCGCGGAAGGATACTCACTCGAACGCTTAGCCGCAGTCGATAGAGCCATTCTCCGATTAGGGCTTTATGAACTTCTTTACGAAAAAGAAACCCCCCCTGCCGTCGTGATTAACGAAGCGGTAGAACTCGCAAAAGAATATTCCACAGAACACAGCGGCGCCTTCGTGAATGGTATTCTTGGAACGTTTCATAAACTACGACAAACAGAATCCGCTTCACCGACATAG
- a CDS encoding bifunctional 5,10-methylenetetrahydrofolate dehydrogenase/5,10-methenyltetrahydrofolate cyclohydrolase, producing the protein MNAKTKAIILDGKSLSAKIREELKLRAQKLREKGIIPRLDVFVSAEDPASQAYVRMKRRFGNEIGVVGEQYEITSETSRSWVLDKIAELNENPEVHGILVQHPLPKTFDENEILFALGPKKDVDGISPQSLGLLLTGGKGFRCATPLGMMRLLDEYGLSCEGKQAVVIGRSVILGKPAALMLLERNATVTICHSKTKNLDDHCRQADILVAAVGKPEMIKGDWIKPGAIVLDAGYNKVPGRSGDVGDVEFEKASQIAGWITPVPGGIGPMTVAMLLSNTLDAAEMLTGSYK; encoded by the coding sequence ATGAATGCAAAAACAAAAGCGATAATTCTCGACGGCAAAAGTCTGAGCGCGAAAATCCGTGAAGAACTCAAATTGCGCGCGCAAAAACTTCGCGAAAAAGGCATCATTCCACGTCTTGACGTTTTCGTATCCGCAGAAGACCCAGCAAGTCAAGCCTATGTGCGAATGAAACGGCGATTCGGAAACGAAATCGGAGTAGTAGGGGAACAATACGAAATTACGAGTGAAACTTCGCGTTCATGGGTTTTAGACAAAATCGCTGAACTCAATGAAAACCCCGAAGTGCACGGCATCCTCGTGCAACATCCATTACCGAAAACATTCGACGAAAATGAAATTCTCTTCGCGCTCGGACCGAAAAAAGATGTAGACGGCATTTCTCCCCAATCGCTCGGTCTGCTTCTCACAGGAGGCAAAGGTTTTCGATGTGCAACCCCCCTCGGCATGATGCGGCTCCTCGACGAATATGGTCTTTCCTGCGAAGGGAAACAAGCGGTGGTCATCGGTAGAAGTGTAATCCTGGGAAAACCAGCCGCACTCATGCTTTTAGAGCGAAACGCAACCGTCACGATATGCCATTCCAAAACTAAAAACTTGGATGACCATTGCCGCCAAGCAGACATCCTCGTAGCAGCAGTCGGAAAACCCGAAATGATAAAAGGGGATTGGATAAAGCCAGGTGCTATCGTATTGGATGCGGGTTACAATAAAGTACCAGGACGGAGCGGTGATGTAGGAGATGTCGAATTCGAAAAGGCATCGCAGATTGCGGGATGGATAACACCTGTACCTGGAGGTATAGGTCCTATGACCGTAGCCATGCTTCTCTCGAACACCCTCGACGCTGCCGAAATGCTGACCGGATCGTATAAATGA
- a CDS encoding zinc metalloprotease HtpX: MSIVKTGFLMLLLSALLLAIGVMVGREGGLVVALVIAFVMNFGMYFFGEKIALTMAQARPLPRSEAPWLYEAMEELCRRAGIPAIPLYYSPDPQPNAFACGRGPGAAAICVNAGLLNSMSQREVVGVLAHEIAHVKNRDTLIMTIAAAIGTAIMFLSRMALFFGGDEERPNPIAAITIMILGPLAALLIQMAVSRAREYAADALGAKLLGDPHPLADALETLGASVARIPPRTAHPETAHMYIANPFSGGGFLQLFSTHPPLQERVRRLRTNQYLQEL; the protein is encoded by the coding sequence ATGAGCATTGTAAAAACCGGATTTCTGATGCTTCTCCTTTCTGCCCTATTACTCGCCATCGGCGTAATGGTCGGAAGAGAAGGGGGCTTAGTAGTCGCTTTAGTCATCGCTTTCGTGATGAATTTCGGGATGTATTTCTTCGGGGAGAAGATTGCGCTAACGATGGCACAAGCGCGTCCTCTACCTCGTTCGGAAGCTCCATGGCTATATGAAGCGATGGAAGAACTCTGTCGAAGAGCAGGAATCCCTGCTATACCGCTTTATTACTCTCCTGACCCCCAACCGAATGCCTTTGCGTGCGGGCGAGGACCTGGAGCCGCTGCGATTTGCGTTAATGCGGGTTTGTTGAACTCTATGAGTCAGCGCGAAGTGGTTGGTGTTTTGGCGCATGAAATCGCACACGTGAAAAACCGCGACACGCTCATCATGACTATCGCCGCTGCCATCGGCACGGCAATCATGTTTCTCAGCCGCATGGCTCTTTTCTTCGGAGGCGACGAGGAGCGTCCTAATCCGATCGCCGCGATAACGATAATGATTTTAGGTCCGCTTGCCGCGCTTTTGATTCAAATGGCAGTAAGCCGAGCGCGTGAATACGCGGCGGATGCGCTCGGTGCGAAACTCTTGGGCGACCCGCATCCTCTTGCCGACGCTTTGGAAACTTTAGGTGCATCCGTTGCAAGAATCCCACCTCGCACAGCACATCCTGAAACTGCACACATGTATATTGCCAATCCTTTCTCGGGTGGAGGATTTCTGCAACTTTTCAGCACCCATCCGCCACTTCAAGAGAGGGTTCGCCGACTCAGAACGAATCAATATCTTCAAGAATTATAA